The nucleotide sequence AGGCGCGACCAGCCGTTCTCGACGCATTCCTGCGCCAGATAAACCAGCAGCGCCTTGCCGAGGCCCCTGCCCCGATGCGACGGCCGCACATAGAGATCCTCGAGATAGATGCCGTGGCGGCCGCTGAAAGTGGAGAAGTTGAGGAACCAGACCGCGAAGCCGACCGGTTCGCCCTCCCATTCGGCGATCGCGCAATAGAGCCGCGGATCGTCGCCGAACAGAGCGTCGGCGATCATCGTCTCTGTCGCTTCCACCTCGTGCGAAAGCTTTTCGTATTCGGCGAGCTCGCGGATGAAAGCGAGAATGAGGCCGGCTTCGCCGGAGCGCGCGCGGCGGATATTGAGGGACATCTGCGCTAGACCGCGACTTCCGCTTTAATGTGCGGATGCGGATCGTAGCCGACGAGCTCAAAGTCCTCGTAGCGGAAGGAAAAGATATCCTTCACGTCAGGGTTGATCTTCATCACCGGCAATGGACGTGGTGCGCGCGTTAACTGAAGCCGCGCCTGTTCCAGATGGTTGGAATAGAGATGGGTGTCGCCGAGCGAATGCACGAAGTCGCCGGGCTTCAATCCCGTGACCTGCGCGACCATCATCGTGAGCAGCGCATAGGAGGCGATGTTGAAGGGCACGCCGAGGAACACATCGGCCGAGCGCTGATAGAGCTGGCAGGACAGCTTCCCGTTCGCGACATAGAACTGGAACAGGCAGTGGCACGGCGGCAGCGCCATCTTGTCGACCTCGGCCGGATTCCAGGCCGAGACGATCAGGCGACGCGAGTCGGGGTTGCGCTTAATCGTGTCGACCACGCTCGAGATCTGGTCGATGCTGCGACCGTCCGGCGCAGGCCAGGAGCGCCATTGATGGCCATAGACCGGACCGAGATCGCCATTGGCGTCCGCCCACTCGTCCCAGATAGTGACGCCGTGGTCGTGCAGATATTTGATGTTGGTGTCGCCCTTCAGGAACCACAACAGCTCATGCACGATCGCCTTCAGTGGCAGCCGCTTGGTGGTCAGCATCGGGAAACCGGCGGACAGATTGAAGCGCATCTGGTGGCCGAACACCGACAGCGTGCCGGTGCCGGTCCGGTCTGTTTTCTCGGCGCCGTCTGAAAGAATCCGCTCGAGCAGGTCCTGATACTGGTGCATGGGTCTATGGGCCTTTGGAGGACGGCGAACTTAACGGCCGGTCCCGCGCTGCGACAGCCGCGATTCGCTGTCCGCACTGATTATACCCGGAAAAGTGAGCGTTCCCGCCGCAAACGACAAGGGGCGGAACCGGTGTCCCGCCCCTCGCCTATCGGCTTGATTGTGCTTGTTAAGTTGCCGGTTTGAGCACCGGGCTCCACTTCGCGATCTCGGCTTTGACGAGGGCTGCGAGCGCCTCCGGCGTCCGCTCTGCAGCGCCCGGAATGACGCTGCCGAGCTCGAGCAGGCGCTTGCGCACGGTCTCGTCGTCAAGTGCCTTGGCGGCGGCCGCGTTCAGGCTCGCCAGGATCGCCGGCGAAGTTCCCTTCGGCGCGAACATCGCGTTCCAGGCCTGGGCCTGGAACGTGGGCAGGCCGGCCTCCGCCGTCGTCGGCACGTTCGGCAGCGACGGATTGCGCTCGGCCGTCGCGATTGCGTAAGCCTTGATGGTGCCGGCGTTGATCTGCGGCACGGCGTTGACGATCTGGTCACACATGTAGTCGACCTGGCCCGCCACCAGCGCGTTCATCGCAGGTCCGGTGCCGTTGAAGGGCACGCCGACGGGCTTGACGTCGAGGATGGAGTGCAAGAGCTCGCACGACGCGTGCGAGACGGAGCCGACGCCGGCATGTGCCGCGTTCACCTTCTCCGCGTTCGCCTTCACGTAGGCGACGAATTCCTTCAGGTCCTTCGGCGGGAAGTCCTTGCGCGCCAGGATCAGGATCGGCGTGCCCGCGAGCAGCGCGATCGGCTCGAAGTCCTTCTCGGGATGATAGGCGAGCTTCGGATAGAGCGGCACGGACGCGGCGTGCGTGCCCATGTGGCCGGTGATCAGCGTGTAGCCGTCATTGGCCGCACGCGCGGCACGCGTGGTCGCGGTGGTGCCACCGGCGCCGACTACGTTCTCGATGATGATGCTCTGTCCCAGCGTTTGCGCCATATGCGCAGTGACGATGCGCGAGATCACATCGGTCGGACCGCCGGCAGCGAACGGTACGATCATGGTGATGCTGCGCGTCGGATAGCTCTGCGCTGCGGCCGGTGCGACAAAGGCGCACAGCGACGCGAACGCTGCGACACATGCGCCCGCAAGCGCGCGAATTGAAGTCATCCCGATCCCCTCGGACACGAACAAAAAATGCCGGCCAAGCGGCCGGCATTTTCATTTCACGAAGCTGTCGCGCGAGTCGATTCGACTTCCGAATGCGGCGCGCCGACGCAGGGCGGCCGCGATCAGTTCTCGGACTCCGTGAACACCTCGTCGCGCTTGGCCCGCAATGCAGGCAGCACCGTGAGGACCAGGAGACCGGCAGCGATCGCGAGCAGCACGGCGGACAATGGACGTGTCAGGAAGACGCTCCAGTCGCCGCGCGAGATCAGCAGCGCCCGGCGCAGATTCTCCTCCATCAGCGGACCGAGCACCATGCCGAGCAGCAGCGGCGCCGGCTCGAAATCGTGCTTGATCAGCCAGTAGCCGACCAGGCCAAACACGCCGGCAAGAATGACGTCGACCGGCGCGTTGTTCACGGAGTAGATGCCGATCGCACAGAAGATCACGATCGAGGGGAACATCAGCCGGTAGGGCACGCGCAATAGCCGCACCCAGATTCCGACCAGCGGCAGGTTGATGATGATCAGCATCAAATTGCCGATCCACATCGAGGCGATCATGCCCCAGACGAGGTCCGGCTGCTTCTGCATCACCTGCGGACCCGGCACGATGCCGTGAATGGTCATCGCGCCGACCATCAGCGCCATCACGGCATTCGGCGGGATGCCGAGCGTGAGCAGCGGGATGAACGAGGTCTGTGCCGCCGCGTTGTTGGCACTCTCCGGCGCCGCCACGCCCTCGATCGCGCCGCGGCCGAACCGCGACGGGTTCTTGGCGAGCTTCTTCTCGAGGGTGTAGGCCGCAAACGACGCGATCACCGCGCCGCCGCCGGGCAGGATGCCGAGGATCGAGCCGAGCACGGTGCCGCGCAGGATCGGAGGCGTCGAGTCGGCCAGATCCTTCCTGGTCGGCATCAGGCCGGTGATCTTCTGCTGCACGAGATCGCGGTTCATCTCGGCGCCGTGGTCGAGATTGCGGATGATCTCGGCGAAGCCGAACACGCCCATCGCCACCGTCGCAAAGCCGAGGCCGTCGGCGAGCTCCGGAATGTTAAAGGCCATGCGCGAGGCGCCGGTCTCGATGTCGGAACCGACCATCGACAGCAGGAGGCCCAGCACGATCATCGCGATCGCCTTGAGCACCGAGCCCTTGGCCAGCACCACCGCAAAGATCAGGCCCAGCACCATCAGCGAGAAATACTCGGCCGGGCCGAACGCCAGCGCCAGCTTGGTCAGCGGCGCGCCGAGGATGGCGATCAGCACGGTCGCGACGCAGCCGGCGAAGAACGAGCCGATCGCCGCGATCGCCAGCGCCGGGCCCGCGCGGCCCTGCTTCGCCATCTGATGGCCATCGATGGCCGTGACGACCGATGTCGCCTCACCTGGGATGTTGACCAGGATCGAGGTCGTCGAGCCGCCGTACTGGGCGCCATAGTAGATGCCGGCGAGCATGATCAGCGCGCCGACCGGCGGCAGCCCGAAGGTGATCGGCAGCAGCATTGCCACGGTTGCGATGGTGCCGATGCCCGGCAGCACGCCGACCAGGGTGCCGACGAGGGCGCCGATCAGGCACATCAGGAGATTGATCGGAGAAAACGCGACGACAAAGCCGTGAGCGAGGTTGGCAAAGAGCTCCATCACACCCTCACTGGACCAGGAAACGTGGGAACATCGGCATCGGCAACCCGAGCACGTAGGGGAACAGAAGCGCGCAGCCGAGCGTCAGGCAGGCGCCGACGATGACGGCCTCGAGCAAGCGGGTCTCGTGCGACCCCATCGCCGCAATGAGAAAGCTCGCGAAGGCCGAGACGACTAGGCCAAGCGGCCGAATCGCCAGCGCGAAGAACAGGATCGCGGCCATCACGAACAACGGCCCACGCCAGGAATAGTGAGCCAGCGCCGGCCCCTCGGTCATGAGGCCCGTCAATGCGATGCCGGCAGACAGGGCGACCAGGAGCCCGCCGAACATGCGTGGCGCGGTCCCCGCACCGAAGGAGAAGCCGCGCATGCCCTGCAAGTCGCTCCCTGCCCATAGCGCGAACAAGGCGAGCGCCATCAGGACGATCCCGCCGACGTAATCCTGGGCCGACCTGATCGTCATGAAGAGCGTGAGGATCGCCACCACAAACAGCGGATAGGAATAGATCAGCGCCAACAGCACGTCGGACGACTTCTTGGAGTCGCCGGCGAGTATTGCACTGGGAGCCCCCACCAGTAGCGCGGTGGCGTGGCTGATCACGACTGTCGCCGGACCGCGGCCGGTGCCCCAGCCGAAGATCGTCCCGATCGACCAGACGAATTCGAAGATCTGCGGCGCAATCGCCAGCAGACAAAAGCCGAGCGCCAGCGACGTGTTTCGGGTGGCTGTCGCTGAGTGGCCCATCGTATCGGCCATGCTTGTCTCCTCCGCGACCTGTAAGTCACGAGCGTTGTTGTTCTAAATCGGCTGGAAAGGATCCCCCGCCCGCATCACTGCCTAGCGATTTTCATCACACAATGCCAGCAAAACCCAACAGGCCCCCGGCCAGCAGCAGCCATAGCGGATTGATGCGCGAGAGGGAGGCGATGATCGCAACGGCCGCCGTCAGGAACAGGGCAACGAGGCTGCGATCGGTCGCCTGGGCCAGAATCAAGGCACTTGCCGCCATCAATCCGATCGACAGCGGAACCAGTGCGACCTGGATCAGGCCGGGCCAGCGCGATTGGCTGGGCCGGTTCAGGAGGCGGCTGACATAATAAGCAAGCAGCGCCGTCGGCAGGCACATCGCCAGCGTCGCCACCAGTGCCCCGGGAATGCCGGCAACGGCATAGCCGATCAATGTGACAATCAGGACGTTGGGACCGGGCGAGAGCTGCGCGATCGCATAGGCGTCGGCAAACTGCTTGTCGGTCATCCAGTGATGCACCTCCACCGCGATCCGGTGCATCTCGGGGACGGCCGCGGCGGCACCGCCGACGGCGAACAGCGACATCAGACCAAAGGTGGAGATCAGCGCCCAGATCGGGCTCTCGCTGGTCATGCTGCTACCTTCCGCCGCAGGATGAAGGTCACGGCGACGCTGAGCGGGATCGCGACCAGCAGCACCGCCTGCAACGGCAAGCGGAGCACGCCGATGGCGGCGAACACCGCAAGCATCAGGATGAGCCCGGTGGCGTCCGGCCCCTTGAGCAGCGGGGTCATCATGCGGAAAACGACCGCGATCAAGAGCCCCACCGCGGCGCAGGAGATGCCGGCGAGGCTGCGGCGCAAAAGCTCCAGCTCGCCGAAATGGGCGTACAGGACCGCAAGCACGGTCATGATCAGCGTCGGCGGCAGCAGCAGCCCGGTGAAGGCGGCAATGCCGCCGGCAACCCCGCGCAGCCGCGCGCCGAACACCATCGACAGGTTGACGATGTTGGGGCCGGGCAGGAAATGGCAGAGGGCGAAGGTCTCGTTGAATTCCTCGGCCGTCATCCAGCGGTGCTGGTCGACGATGGCTCGCCGGGCGAACACCAGAACGCCGCCGAAGCCGGCCAGCGACATCCGGGCAAAGGCGACAAACAGCGCCAGCAGGCCGGGTGGAATGCTTCTGGCTGAAAGATCCGGCTCTTGGGCGGCCGGTGATGAATCCGACGACATGGCCGGACTTTAGAATGGGTGCGGCGGTACGGCCAAGACGCTGGGGAACCCTATCCAAAGGGAACAGCGATGTTGTCGCTCGAAACCCCTGTTTTTTGAAACGTTTGCCCCCTATATTGTGGGTGCCGGTTCGCCGGCTATGGAAATAAACGGTCGTCGCAATAAACCATTCGGACCCGGGGGCGGTACCCGGCGCCTCCACCAAAGCCCACCCGGATAGCGGGCTTCCTGCCCGCGCAAAAAAGCGGGTTTTGGCGGGGGCGAAATAGGATCGACGAGGGCGTAAAGGGCGTACTTTTTCCCGGTATTGTTCCGCCGTTATCGGGCTACTGCAATAGTTGCCAACGACAACTTTGCTCCGGTTGCTCAGGCTGCGTAACGCAGTTTGAAAGACCACTCTAAAGTCCTAGTGGGTTAAGCTCCGCTAGGCGGGGTTCGGAGGCACCTGGCAACAGAAGCCTCCACTTGCTTTTCATTTTATTTGTCCCGGCGGGGACTCCTGCTGACCCGTCAGGCGCGGTACCATTCCGGCTTGGCGAGTCGGGCCGGCAGGGCCTGGCTCTCGGGAATGCAACAGGACCACCATGGCAACCGATCATATCCGATACGATGTGCTGGCGCGCGACGCGCTGCGCGGCGTGCTGCGCAAGGTGCTGACCGATGCCGCAGCCCATGGATTGCCGGGCGAGCATCATTTCTTCATCACCTTCGTGTCGAAGGCCGAGGGTGTGAAGCTGTCGCCGCGGCTCTTGGCCCAGTATCCGGAAGAGATGACGATCATCCTCCAGCACCAGTTCTGGGATCTGACCGTGCTCGAGGACCGCTTCGAGGTCGGCCTGTCGTTCGGAGGCATTCCGGAGCGGCTGGTGGTGCCGTTCAGCGCCATCAAGAGCTTCCTCGATCCGTCGGTGAAATTCGGCCTCCAGTTCGACACCTCCGACGTCGCCGAGGATACGCACGCCGGACTTCCGGCGGCCCCGGCTGCATCGGCCGTCTCAGTGGCAACACCTGCCGCCGAGACGGCGGAGACCGTCGATGAGCCGACTCCGCCGAGCCAGGGTGGCGCCGAGGTCGTGCGGCTCGATCGTTTCCGCAAGAAATGATCTAGGACCGGGGCCCGCGGCCGCCACACGCGGCCAAACCGCCTATATAGGTGAGCAACCGCAAGGCCGCGCAGTCTAACGCGGCAGAATGGACATGCTCATGGACAAGACCACCCGCCCCTCGCACCGCGCCGCCACCCGCATCGAGACCGACAGCTTCGGTCCCATCGAGGTCCCCGCCGATCGCTATTGGGGCGCGCAGACCGAACGCTCGCGCCAGAACTTCCGCATCGGCCAGGACCGCATGCCGATCGCGCTCGTGCATGCGCTCGGCATCGTCAAGCTGGCCGCGGCGCAGTCCAACCGCGAGCTCGGGCTGCTCGACCAGCGCCGGGCCAACGCCATCATCCGCGCCGCGCGCGAGGTGATCGACGGCAGCCTCGACGATCACTTTCCACTGGTGGTCTGGCAGACCGGCTCGGGCACGCAGTCCAACATGAACCTCAACGAGGTGATCGCCAACCGCGCCAATGAGCTGCTCGGCGGCGAGCTCGGCGCCAAGAAGCCGGTCCATCCCAACGATCACGTCAACATGAGCCAGTCGTCGAACGACTCGTTCCCGACCGCAATGCATATCGCGGCAGCAAGCCGCATCACCGCCGACCTGATCCCCGCGCTGGGCGAGCTGCACCAGGCGCTGCGCAAGAAGGAGAAGGAGTTCGCCAAGATCGTCAAGATCGGCCGCACCCACACTCAGGACGCGACGCCGCTGACGCTCGGGCAGGAATTCTCCGGCTATGCCGCGCAGGTCGAAAGCGGCATCGCCCGGCTCAAGGTCGCGGTGAAGGATCTCTATCCACTGGCGCAAGGCGGCACCGCGGTGGGCACCGGTCTCAACTCGAAGCCGCGCTTCGCCAAGCTGTTCGCCAAGCATGTGGCCGGCATCACCAAGCTGCCCTTCACCAGCGCCGCGAACAAGTTCGAGGCGCTGGCTTCCAACGACGCCTATGTGCTGGCGCACGGAGCGATCAACTCGGTGGCGACGGGGCTGTTCAAGATCGCCAACGACATCCGCCTGCTCGGCTCCGGCCCGCGCTCGGGACTGGGCGAGCTGATCCTGCCGGAGAATGAGCCCGGCTCCTCGATCATGCCCGGCAAGGTCAACCCGACGCAGTGCGAGGCCATGACCATGGTGTGCTGCCAGGTGTTCGGCAACAACACCGCAATCACGCTCGCCGGCAGCCAGGGCCATTTCGAGCTCAACGTTTACAAGCCGGTGCTCGCCTACAACATGCTGCACTCGATCCGCCTGATGGCCGACGCGGCGCGCTCCTTCACGGAACATTGCGTCAGCGGAATCCGCGCCGACGAAAAGCACATCCGCGAGCTGATGGAGCGGTCGCTGATGCTGGTGACGGCGCTCGCACCGAAGATCGGCTACGACAACGCGGCCAAGGTGGCGAAGACGGCGCATGCGAACGGCACGACATTGAAGGAGGAGGCGCTGCGGCTCGGCTTCGTGTCGGCGGACGAGTTCGACCGTTTGGTGCAGCCGGAGAAGATGACACGGCCGGGGTGATTTCCGAATTCCGATAGCCATCCGTAATGATACGGAGCCCAAAACGGCATATTTGTAGGGGCTTAAAGGGCAGGATTTGATTACCGTCAATGTCTCGGAGAGGAGGGATGCTATCCACCACCTCTCTCACCCTTCCCGGGGCCAAATTGATCGTTTGATGGTCCATCGGGCCGATTGACGAGGACGAGCAAATGACAATCAAATCTTATGCGGCACATTGCTGTGCCCGGTTTCTGAATGTTTCATCCCGCCCGCCGAGGATCGGGTGATGGAGACGCGACATGGGGAACGTCATCAACCTGAACCGCATCAGGAAGCGGGCCGAGCGGGAAGCTTCGGCCAAGCAGGCGGACGCCAACCGAACCAAGTTCGGCCGCACCAAGGCCGAACGCTCAGCGGAAGAGAAACGCAAGGCGCAAGCGAAGGAGCACCTGGACCAGCATCGGATCGACCGCGAGGAACAGCCATGAAATCGCCCGTTGTCAAACGATCGATCGTCGTCGCCGGCCACAAGACCAGCGTCAGTCTGGAAGAGGCGTTCTGGAACGGCATGAAGGAGATTTCCGGCCTCCGCAACATGACGCTGTCCGAGCTCGTGGGCGAGATCGACGGCAATCGCCAGCAGGGTAACCTGTCGTCGGCGATCCGCCTGTTCGTTCTCGACTACTTCAAGAACCGCGCTGCGGCCGTCCCGCCCGAGCACAAGGTCCCGGCTCAGTAAGCGCCAGAAGCGAGCCGGCAGCGTCGCGCCGGCTCGCACTTTATAATCACTCTAAGGTGCAACCCGGGCAGGCCGAGCCGGCTTGACCTCAGTGCCCTGCGTTGAAAATACAGGGCATGAGCGACGACAATGACACGCGCCCGCACCTGCCGCTGGGTCTGGCGCAGCGCGGCTACACCGGCATCATTCAGCACCTTTCCGCCAAGGACGCAGGCTCGGCGCTGCCGGACATCGAGCTGGAGAGCCGCCTGATCGAGCTCGGCTTTGTCGAGGGCGCCCGGGTGGAGATCCTGCACGAGGGCATCGTCGGGCGCGACCCGATCGCCGTTCGCGTCGACAACATCACGATCGCGGTACGCCGTCGCGAAGCCATGGCCATCATCGTCGCGTGATGCGGCCGGACCTTTGATCTCATGGAAGCACCCCTGCTGCATCTCGCCCTGGTGGGCACGCCAAACAGCGGCAAAACCTCGCTGTTCAATGCGCTGACCGGCAGCCGGCAGAAGGTCGCGAACTATCCGGGCGTCACCGTCGAGCGCAAGGAGGGCTTCTTCGTCACCCCGCTCGGGCGCCAGGTCTCGGTGGTGGACCTCCCCGGCACCTATTCGCTGCGCGGCCGCAGCCCGGACGAGGAGATCACCCGCGATTTCGTGCTCGGCAAGGCCTCCGGCGAGCGCATGCCCGATCTCGTGCTGTGCGTGGCCGATTCGACCAACCTGCGGCTGACCATCCGCCTCCTGCTCGAGCTCAAGCGCACCGGCCGGCCGCTGATCCTCGTCCTCAACATGTTCGACATCGCGAGCCGCCGCGGTATCACGGTCGATGTCGCGCGCCTTGCCAAGGAGCTCGGCGTGCCCGTGGTCACCTCGATCGCGGTGCGCAAGGGCGGCACTGCCGAGCTGTTGAAGCTGACCGACGAGATCCCGGCGAAAGTTTCGCCCGAGGCTGAGAACAAGTGGCGCGCGCTCAGCGTCTCTGAACTGCGCGCCACCCAGCGAGAGGCCGACCGGATCATCGCCGACTGCGTCAGCCTGCCGAGCCGGCCCGACACCTGGACCGCGCGGATCGACGCCGTGGTGCTGCACCCCGTCGGCGGCCTGCTGGTGCTCGCGCTGATCCTGTTCGTGATGTTCCAGGCGGTGTTCGCCTGGGCGCAGCCGCTGATGGAGCTGCTCAATTCGGGCTTCGATGCGCTCGGCGAGTTCGTGCACGACACCCTGCCCGCCGGTCTGTTGCAGAGCTTCCTGCAAAACGGCGTGATCTCCGGCGTCGGCAGCGTCATCGTGTTCCTGCCGCAGATCATCATCATCTTCCTGTTCATCCTGCTCTTGGAAGATTTCGGCTACATGGCGCGCGCCGCCTTCCTGATGGACCGCATCATGGGCGGCGCCGGCCTGCACGGCCGCGCCTTCATCCCGCTGTTGTCGAGCTTCGCCTGCGCCATTCCCGGCATCATGGCGACGCGCGTGATCGACAACAAGCGCGACCGGCTGACCACGATCCTGATCGCGCCGCTGATGACCTGCTCGGCGCGCATTCCCGTCTACACGCTGATCATCTCCGCCATCATTCCGGCGAAAGAGGTCTGGGGCTTCATCAATCTGCAGGGCCTCGTGATGTTCGGCCTATACGCGACGGGCATCATCAGCGCGCTTCTGGTCTCGTTCCTGATCAAGTTCTTCATGCTGCGCGACTATGCGCCGGCGCCGTTCATGCTGGAGCTGCCCGACTACAAGATGCCGCGCCTGAAATCGATCGCGATCGGCATCTTCACGCGGGCGAGGATGTTTTTGCAGCGCGCGGGCACCACGATCTTCTCCATGATGGTGCTGATCTGGTTTTTGGCCTCGTTCCCGCAGCCGCCTGCCGGGGCAACCGAACCCGCGATCGACTTCAGCCTGGCTGCGATCATGGGCAAGGCGCTCGCGCCGCTGCTCGCGCCGGTCGGCTTCAACTGGCAGATCGCCGTCGCCCTGATCCCGGGCATGGCAGCACGCGAGGTCGCGGTCGCGGCGCTCGGCACCGTCTATGCGATCGAAGGCGGCAAGGAGGCGGCCGAACAGATCGGCCAGGTTCTGGCGACGAAATGGTCGCTCGCGACCGCGCTGTCGCTGCTGGCCTGGTACATCTTCGCCCCGCAATGCGCATCGACGCTGGCGGTGATCCGGCGCGAGACCGGAAGCTGGACCTGGATGGCGGTGACCTTCGCCTACATGCTGGTGCTCGCCTATGCCGCGAGCCTCGTCACGTACAATGTCGCCGTCGCGCTCGGGGCCGGCTAGTCGTTTTCCGCCGAGCCCTAGCCTCCGCGACGCGTCCCAACAAAAATATCGAAAACAACCCCATGGAAAGTAGCCGAGGGCTACAGGTCATGATGGCTGGCACATCCTGAGGTTGACACGTCGGGCAAAACAGCGGCACCATGCCATCATCGAAGAATTGAGCGCTAGACGCTTCGCGATCGCACCATCCCGAAGATGACTTCGAGCGCTTGATCCAGATCAATCCGCTTCGCGCGGGTGAACCGATATTCGCTGATACAACGTCGCAGGCTGGGCCCAGAGATCGCAGGGGGGCACGGAGCGACCAAAATGCCGCTGGCGGCATATTTCTGGAAGATCGGCGCGCTGTTGCTCGCGCTTTTGTTTGTTGCGGACTTTTATCTGCCCAGGGCGCCGGTCGTTCCGGGCGCGGCTGCGGACCGGCCGGCCATACGCATTCACTCCGAGCAAAAATTGCCCGAGCGGGTGGTCTTGG is from Bradyrhizobium sp. ISRA430 and encodes:
- a CDS encoding ferrous iron transporter B encodes the protein MEAPLLHLALVGTPNSGKTSLFNALTGSRQKVANYPGVTVERKEGFFVTPLGRQVSVVDLPGTYSLRGRSPDEEITRDFVLGKASGERMPDLVLCVADSTNLRLTIRLLLELKRTGRPLILVLNMFDIASRRGITVDVARLAKELGVPVVTSIAVRKGGTAELLKLTDEIPAKVSPEAENKWRALSVSELRATQREADRIIADCVSLPSRPDTWTARIDAVVLHPVGGLLVLALILFVMFQAVFAWAQPLMELLNSGFDALGEFVHDTLPAGLLQSFLQNGVISGVGSVIVFLPQIIIIFLFILLLEDFGYMARAAFLMDRIMGGAGLHGRAFIPLLSSFACAIPGIMATRVIDNKRDRLTTILIAPLMTCSARIPVYTLIISAIIPAKEVWGFINLQGLVMFGLYATGIISALLVSFLIKFFMLRDYAPAPFMLELPDYKMPRLKSIAIGIFTRARMFLQRAGTTIFSMMVLIWFLASFPQPPAGATEPAIDFSLAAIMGKALAPLLAPVGFNWQIAVALIPGMAAREVAVAALGTVYAIEGGKEAAEQIGQVLATKWSLATALSLLAWYIFAPQCASTLAVIRRETGSWTWMAVTFAYMLVLAYAASLVTYNVAVALGAG